CGGTTGAGTTCGTCGAGCACCTTGCCGATCTGGGCGTCGACGAAACTGGTGCTCGCGTAATAGCCGTGAATCAACTGGCGTTTGAGGTCTTCGCTGAACCTGGCATTCCTGTCGGTTGGCACGGGGCTGTAATTGGTAATCTCGCCGCCCCGCTTGCCGGCCACTTTCGGGGCGTTCGCGGGGAGTTCTTCATTTTCGGGCAGCGGCAGTTTGGACGGATCGTAGAGGTCCCAGTATTTTTTTGGTGCGCTGAAGGGCAGATGCGGACGGGCAAAGCCGGCGACGATGAAGAACGGCGTCCCCTCCTGCTTGCCTCGATCCTGAGCGGCCTGGAGTCGCTTGACCGTTTCGGCGGCGACGCGACCATCGGCGTATTTGATGTCGGCCACATCCGGTGCTTCAAAGGCGGCGCCGCGGGGGAGCGATTTAATGCGATCGAGGTGCTGATTGGTGAAGTAGGCCTCTTCGCGGGTGAGCTTTCCCCCCTGCGTGCTGGCGGGGTCGAGGTATTCGATCACCTTGTCATGGAAATGCGGCACGCTGAAGGAAGCAGGATCTCCATGGTTGCCGTGACCGATGTGAAAGACTTTGCCGAGTGACTCGGTGCGGTAACCGCCGTGCTGCGCGAAGTATTGCGGCAGGGTGACGGCATCGGGAACGATCTCACGCAGCTGACTGCCCAGCCCGTATAAGCCGGTCGATGTGGAATGTGCGCCGAGCATCAGGGTGAACCGCGAGGGTGCGCAGACAGCCTGGTTACAGTAGGCCCGCTCGAAGCGCATGCCGCGTGCGGCGAGGGCATCGATATTGGGAGTCTGTGCGATCGGATCGCCGTAACAGCCCAGTGCGGGCTTCAGGTCATCGACGAGGATCAGCAGCACATTGGGACGCTCGGCAGCCGAGGCATTCCCGCTCAGCATAAGAATCAAGCATGTCATCAAGATGAAATGCACGCGGCGCAGAGAATTCATCTTCCGTCTCCCTTCGTGATTATTTCCAGGTATTCTCTTTGACCGGTTTGCCGTTGGTCGTCAGGATCTGGAAGTG
The nucleotide sequence above comes from Gimesia sp.. Encoded proteins:
- a CDS encoding sulfatase, yielding MTCLILMLSGNASAAERPNVLLILVDDLKPALGCYGDPIAQTPNIDALAARGMRFERAYCNQAVCAPSRFTLMLGAHSTSTGLYGLGSQLREIVPDAVTLPQYFAQHGGYRTESLGKVFHIGHGNHGDPASFSVPHFHDKVIEYLDPASTQGGKLTREEAYFTNQHLDRIKSLPRGAAFEAPDVADIKYADGRVAAETVKRLQAAQDRGKQEGTPFFIVAGFARPHLPFSAPKKYWDLYDPSKLPLPENEELPANAPKVAGKRGGEITNYSPVPTDRNARFSEDLKRQLIHGYYASTSFVDAQIGKVLDELNRLGLAENTIVVLWGDHGFHLGDLGIWTKHTNYEQANRIPILIAAPGVTQPGSATQQLAESVDLFPTLAELAGLPALKVPQPLDGVSLVPVLKNPQARVRNHAYHAYPKQKLGRAIRTERYRLVEWKPYRNSNAPAEYELYDYQTDPLETRNLAQEQPAVVESLKQILANYPEPLPRNGKPLNKKAIP